One window from the genome of Halomicrobium zhouii encodes:
- a CDS encoding nucleotide sugar dehydrogenase, translating to MNSLSEPDDGLEGIETERENQLLDPTATTVAVVGLGYVGLPLAVGFDDTGFDVVGYDVSQETIAALEAGTDTTGDLGDEAIVESEVSFTTSPDAISRAQYVVVTVPTPVDDDDRPSMEYVVAAGEEVGQHMTRGTTAVLESTVYPGATRQEFAPAIERGSGMTCGEDFFVGYSPERANPGDEEHGLSNVIKVVSGQDETVREDVAALYDLLVDAGVHRAPSMEVAESAKVIENVQRDLNIALVNELATVFEELDVDTRAVLEAAGTKWNFHEYEPGLVGGHCIPVDPHFLAYRARQAGAEPELIQTARAVNESMPHHVADLMVKALSEAGHPLGESRVLVLGLSYKPNVGDLRSSKVADVIAALKEYGIDVVGHDPYADDEAIEAQFDVEAQPTLSLEGFDGLLLATPHEEFRDVDPRVLADRLDDDPAIVDVDGTVDRSLLPESVSYRRV from the coding sequence ATGAACTCCCTCTCAGAACCGGACGACGGACTCGAAGGCATCGAAACGGAACGCGAGAACCAGTTGCTCGACCCGACGGCGACCACAGTCGCCGTCGTCGGTCTCGGCTACGTCGGCCTCCCGCTGGCGGTGGGCTTCGACGACACCGGTTTCGACGTCGTCGGCTACGACGTCAGTCAGGAGACCATCGCTGCACTGGAAGCGGGAACGGACACGACGGGTGACCTCGGTGACGAGGCCATCGTGGAGAGCGAGGTGTCGTTCACGACGAGCCCGGACGCCATCTCACGCGCCCAGTACGTCGTCGTCACGGTCCCGACGCCGGTCGACGACGACGACCGCCCGAGCATGGAGTACGTCGTCGCGGCGGGCGAGGAGGTCGGACAGCACATGACCCGCGGGACGACCGCCGTCCTCGAATCGACGGTGTATCCCGGCGCGACGCGCCAGGAGTTCGCGCCGGCGATCGAACGCGGCTCGGGGATGACCTGTGGTGAGGACTTCTTCGTCGGCTACTCACCCGAGCGGGCCAATCCCGGCGACGAGGAACACGGCCTCTCGAACGTCATCAAGGTCGTCAGCGGCCAGGACGAGACCGTCAGAGAGGACGTCGCGGCACTGTACGATCTGCTCGTCGACGCCGGCGTCCACCGGGCACCCTCCATGGAGGTGGCCGAATCCGCGAAAGTCATCGAGAACGTCCAGCGGGACCTGAATATCGCGCTGGTCAACGAACTCGCCACCGTGTTCGAGGAACTCGACGTCGACACGCGCGCCGTCCTCGAGGCCGCGGGGACCAAGTGGAACTTCCACGAGTACGAACCCGGGCTGGTCGGGGGCCACTGCATCCCCGTCGATCCACACTTCCTCGCGTACCGCGCTCGCCAGGCGGGAGCCGAACCCGAACTGATCCAGACCGCCCGCGCGGTCAACGAGTCGATGCCCCACCACGTCGCCGACCTGATGGTGAAGGCGCTGAGCGAGGCGGGACACCCCCTCGGCGAGAGCCGCGTGCTCGTACTCGGGCTCTCGTACAAACCAAACGTGGGCGACCTGCGAAGTTCGAAAGTCGCCGACGTCATCGCCGCGCTCAAGGAGTACGGGATCGACGTCGTCGGCCACGACCCCTACGCCGACGACGAGGCGATCGAGGCGCAGTTCGACGTCGAAGCGCAGCCGACCCTGTCACTGGAGGGATTCGACGGCCTCCTCCTGGCGACGCCCCACGAGGAGTTCCGCGACGTGGACCCGCGCGTCCTGGCCGACCGACTCGACGACGACCCGGCCATCGTCGACGTCGACGGGACGGTCGACCGGTCGCTCCTCCCCGAATCTGTCAGTTACCGGAGGGTGTAG
- a CDS encoding glycosyltransferase family 2 protein gives MYRDHTVGVVVPAYNEVEHVGTVIEKVPSFVDRVYAVDDCSTDGTWEVICDHATCEPAAETAPSAATATRATPVADGGTAATTVVPIRHDQNAGAGGALKTGYRHALLDGMDVTVSIDADDQMDLSRMDRLLDPVVEGTAGFAKGNRLADASSREEMPTFRLVGNVILTGLTKISSGYWRMRDPQNGYTAISYDALAAIDLDSVPDGWGYLNDLLARLNVAGVAVADVRMPARYGDEESTIDFWQYVRYTSLSLLRMYLWRLRETYVRRGGDSTEGEYG, from the coding sequence ATGTACCGCGACCACACCGTCGGGGTGGTCGTCCCAGCGTACAACGAGGTCGAACACGTCGGAACGGTCATCGAGAAGGTCCCGTCGTTCGTCGACCGGGTCTACGCCGTCGACGACTGCTCGACGGACGGGACCTGGGAAGTCATCTGTGACCACGCGACCTGTGAACCCGCGGCCGAGACTGCGCCGTCCGCGGCGACGGCGACCAGAGCGACGCCCGTAGCCGACGGCGGAACGGCGGCGACAACCGTCGTCCCCATCCGCCACGACCAGAACGCGGGCGCCGGCGGCGCCCTGAAGACCGGCTATCGCCACGCGCTGCTCGACGGCATGGACGTCACCGTCAGCATCGACGCCGACGACCAGATGGATCTCTCCCGGATGGATCGGCTCCTCGACCCGGTCGTCGAGGGAACGGCCGGGTTCGCCAAGGGGAACCGGCTCGCCGACGCGAGCAGCCGCGAGGAGATGCCGACCTTTCGCCTCGTCGGGAACGTGATCCTGACCGGCCTCACCAAGATTTCGAGTGGGTACTGGCGGATGCGGGACCCCCAGAATGGCTACACCGCCATCTCCTACGACGCGCTGGCCGCGATCGACCTCGATTCGGTTCCGGACGGCTGGGGATACCTCAACGACCTGCTCGCGCGGCTGAACGTCGCCGGCGTGGCCGTCGCCGACGTCAGGATGCCCGCCCGGTACGGGGACGAGGAGAGTACTATCGACTTCTGGCAGTACGTTCGGTACACGTCGCTGTCGCTGCTCCGGATGTACCTCTGGCGCCTGCGAGAGACGTACGTGCGACGCGGCGGTGACTCGACGGAGGGCGAATACGGATGA
- a CDS encoding DUF354 domain-containing protein — protein sequence MRVVVTIQHAGHVHFFKHAIAALEDEGHDVFVFARENAMSTALLERCDIDYELLAGESDSIVSLARAQFVYEARLLGRAREIQPDVMTAVGGVAVSHVASLVGARSVVFYDTEHASIIRNLSFPFADVICTPECFEADLGDNHHRYPGYHELAYLHPDRFTPDPDVREAVGVAPEDQLVVLRLGDWGASHDVGEGGFDDHRSVVERLEAAGATVRITAEGDLDDDLTDYELSVQPERLHDLLAAADLYVGEGATTAAECAVLGTPAIYVNSLPLGYLTELEAEYGLVHAFTDDGRHVRAVNRATAILQEGEESEPWQRRRERLLADKCDVTDVVLDQVGTAAPVEP from the coding sequence ATGAGAGTCGTCGTCACGATACAGCACGCGGGCCACGTCCACTTTTTCAAACACGCCATCGCGGCACTCGAGGACGAGGGCCACGACGTGTTCGTCTTCGCCCGCGAGAACGCCATGTCGACCGCACTGCTCGAACGCTGTGACATCGACTACGAACTACTGGCCGGCGAGTCCGATTCGATCGTCTCGCTGGCACGGGCCCAGTTCGTCTACGAGGCCCGGCTACTCGGTCGCGCACGCGAGATTCAGCCGGACGTGATGACGGCAGTCGGTGGCGTCGCCGTCTCCCACGTCGCCTCGCTCGTCGGCGCGCGGAGCGTCGTCTTCTACGACACCGAGCACGCCTCGATCATCCGGAACCTCTCCTTTCCGTTCGCGGACGTCATCTGCACACCCGAGTGCTTCGAGGCGGACCTGGGCGACAACCACCACCGCTATCCGGGCTACCACGAACTCGCCTACCTCCACCCGGACCGGTTCACGCCGGACCCCGACGTGCGCGAGGCCGTCGGCGTCGCGCCCGAGGACCAGCTCGTCGTCCTTCGCCTGGGCGACTGGGGAGCGTCCCACGACGTCGGCGAGGGCGGCTTCGACGACCACCGGTCCGTCGTCGAGCGACTGGAGGCCGCCGGGGCGACGGTCCGCATCACCGCCGAGGGCGACCTCGACGACGACCTGACGGACTACGAGCTATCGGTCCAGCCCGAACGCCTCCACGACCTGCTCGCCGCCGCCGACCTCTACGTCGGCGAGGGCGCGACGACCGCGGCCGAATGCGCCGTCCTCGGGACGCCGGCCATCTACGTGAACTCGCTCCCACTCGGCTACCTCACCGAACTCGAAGCGGAGTACGGACTCGTCCACGCGTTCACCGACGACGGCCGACACGTCCGTGCGGTCAATCGGGCCACGGCGATTCTGCAGGAAGGCGAAGAGAGCGAGCCGTGGCAGCGCCGGCGCGAGCGCCTGCTCGCCGACAAGTGCGACGTGACGGACGTCGTTCTGGACCAGGTCGGTACGGCGGCACCAGTCGAACCATGA